A genomic segment from Longimicrobium sp. encodes:
- a CDS encoding AarF/ABC1/UbiB kinase family protein, with protein MGADEGAARRALRMAAMSAGVSGSYLGYLVQRMFLGEEERAEKLRATHARAGRQMTGGLLSLRGPAMKLGQALSLQGDVLPEEMIAELGRLQMEAPGMHPSLVRAQFRSSLGRNPEQVFAKFDATPFAAASLGQVHAAVTHAGDEVAVKVQYPGIGDAIASDFRLLRTLSLPAKLSKVLSADLLDELEREIVAETDYVREAGNIEFFATGLQPLGFVSVPAVYRDLSSERVLTMSRLKGGHLDDVLARDPSPETRDRIGANLLELFYFQLLHMQAFHADPNWGNYLFHDDGSIGMVDFGCVKYVPARFVENLRKIFLYPGPRDSDDFRALLAERYSLYGKRLGDAAMRALVQFSERFYGRVYPPDDDERAFDFSDAEFLREYAAESLRLTRAGGALPEYVFLARAETGLYQTLHRLGARVRTSQVVRRYLRD; from the coding sequence ATGGGGGCCGACGAGGGCGCCGCGCGCAGGGCGCTGCGCATGGCGGCGATGAGCGCGGGGGTGAGCGGCAGCTACCTCGGCTACCTCGTGCAGCGGATGTTCCTGGGCGAGGAGGAGCGGGCCGAGAAGCTCCGCGCCACCCATGCACGCGCCGGGCGGCAGATGACGGGAGGGCTGCTTTCGCTCCGCGGGCCGGCCATGAAGCTGGGACAGGCGCTCAGCCTGCAGGGAGACGTGCTCCCCGAGGAGATGATCGCCGAGCTGGGGCGGCTGCAGATGGAGGCGCCCGGGATGCACCCTTCCCTGGTCAGGGCGCAGTTCCGCTCCAGCCTGGGCCGCAACCCCGAGCAGGTGTTCGCGAAGTTCGACGCCACGCCGTTCGCGGCCGCCTCGCTGGGCCAGGTGCACGCGGCGGTTACGCACGCGGGCGACGAAGTGGCGGTGAAGGTCCAGTACCCCGGGATCGGCGACGCCATCGCCAGCGACTTCCGGCTGCTGCGCACGTTGTCGCTTCCGGCGAAGCTGTCGAAAGTGCTCTCGGCGGATCTGCTGGACGAGCTGGAAAGGGAGATCGTGGCCGAGACGGACTACGTACGCGAGGCCGGGAACATCGAGTTCTTCGCGACGGGCCTGCAGCCGCTCGGGTTCGTGTCCGTCCCCGCCGTCTATCGGGACCTTTCCTCGGAGCGCGTGCTTACGATGTCGCGGCTGAAGGGCGGGCACCTGGACGACGTGCTGGCCCGCGACCCGTCGCCCGAAACCCGGGACCGCATCGGCGCGAACCTGCTGGAGCTGTTCTATTTCCAGCTCCTGCACATGCAGGCGTTCCACGCCGACCCGAACTGGGGGAACTACCTGTTCCACGACGACGGCTCGATCGGCATGGTGGATTTCGGCTGCGTGAAGTACGTGCCTGCCCGGTTCGTGGAGAACCTCCGCAAGATCTTCCTGTACCCGGGCCCGCGGGACTCCGACGATTTCCGCGCACTCCTGGCCGAGCGGTACTCGCTGTACGGAAAGCGCCTGGGCGATGCCGCCATGCGGGCGCTGGTGCAGTTCTCGGAGCGCTTCTATGGCCGCGTGTACCCGCCCGACGACGACGAACGCGCATTCGACTTTTCCGACGCCGAGTTTCTTCGCGAGTACGCGGCCGAGTCGCTTCGGCTGACCCGCGCCGGCGGTGCGCTCCCGGAGTACGTGTTCCTGGCGCGCGCCGAAACCGGGCTGTACCAGACGCTCCACCGGCTCGGCGCGCGGGTACGTACCAGCCAGGTCGTGCGCCGGTACCTGCGGGATTGA
- a CDS encoding alpha/beta hydrolase: MPTSIESRFEAFRAAHPPIHVPRPEPWTYIRGGREGPAVLLLGGALGVAEFAFTAITALERRARVIAPDYPAASDLDSLVRGLAAVLDHAGVDRAVVAGGSYGGLVAQAFARMHPERTHSLILSHTGAPEPMRGRRWAVRLLEMIPEVVLRALLRRRLATALRGADPFWLEQFHAIVSGLSGAAILSRVRIAAEAGDRFGREPLGPVPYPVLIVEADDDPFFPQAERAALHRLYPGAEVHTFHGTGHLAAVVASERFASVLLDFISRHGALGQREP, from the coding sequence ATGCCCACATCGATCGAAAGCCGGTTCGAAGCGTTTCGAGCCGCGCACCCGCCGATTCACGTTCCTCGTCCCGAGCCCTGGACCTACATCCGCGGCGGCCGGGAGGGCCCGGCGGTGCTGCTGCTGGGGGGCGCGCTCGGCGTGGCGGAGTTCGCGTTCACGGCCATCACCGCCCTCGAGCGCAGGGCCAGGGTGATTGCACCCGACTACCCGGCTGCTTCGGACCTGGATTCCCTGGTACGGGGGCTGGCCGCCGTCCTGGACCACGCGGGGGTGGATCGCGCGGTGGTCGCCGGCGGGTCGTACGGGGGGCTCGTCGCGCAGGCATTCGCGAGGATGCACCCGGAGCGGACGCATTCGCTCATCCTTTCTCACACGGGTGCGCCCGAACCGATGCGCGGACGACGATGGGCGGTCCGGCTGCTGGAGATGATCCCCGAGGTGGTGCTTCGGGCCCTTCTGCGGCGGCGGCTAGCGACGGCGCTGCGGGGCGCGGATCCGTTCTGGCTCGAGCAATTTCACGCGATCGTTTCCGGGCTTTCGGGCGCGGCGATCCTGAGCCGCGTGCGCATTGCCGCCGAGGCCGGCGACCGCTTCGGCAGGGAGCCGCTCGGGCCCGTGCCGTACCCGGTGCTGATCGTGGAGGCGGACGACGATCCGTTCTTTCCGCAGGCCGAGCGGGCCGCTCTGCACCGTCTCTACCCCGGCGCCGAAGTGCACACCTTTCACGGTACGGGCCACCTTGCGGCGGTGGTCGCCTCCGAACGCTTCGCCTCCGTTCTCCTGGATTTCATCTCCAGGCACGGAGCCCTGGGCCAACGAGAACCTTGA
- a CDS encoding TetR family transcriptional regulator, with amino-acid sequence MQDPFTPDVPPEPHSTPAAVRPITGRRARNKTATRESIVSAALELFESKGFEATTTREIAMKAGVAEGTVFNYFETKDDIALHFFEAEVDHAIATVRADPTLKGAALEEKLFALVHSQIEYLAPYESFIGAAFVRALRPSSKLALSPRALELRARYLDFVQDLIEESLPKRRARQLGWIAPQAFWIYYLGVLLYWLHDSSPAKQNTLAFLDRSLRFGTTFLREGGI; translated from the coding sequence ATGCAGGATCCATTCACCCCCGACGTGCCTCCGGAGCCGCATTCCACCCCCGCGGCGGTGCGGCCCATCACGGGGCGGCGTGCGCGGAACAAGACGGCGACGCGCGAGAGCATCGTCTCGGCGGCCCTGGAGCTGTTCGAAAGCAAGGGCTTCGAAGCGACGACCACGCGCGAGATCGCCATGAAGGCCGGGGTGGCCGAAGGCACGGTCTTCAACTACTTCGAAACCAAGGACGACATCGCGCTTCACTTCTTCGAAGCCGAGGTGGACCACGCCATCGCCACCGTGCGCGCCGACCCCACGTTGAAAGGCGCCGCGCTCGAGGAAAAGCTCTTCGCGCTGGTGCACAGCCAGATCGAGTACCTGGCCCCCTACGAAAGCTTCATCGGCGCCGCCTTCGTGCGGGCGCTCCGGCCGTCGTCCAAGCTGGCGCTCAGCCCGCGCGCGCTGGAGCTGCGGGCCCGGTACCTGGACTTCGTGCAGGACCTGATCGAGGAGTCGCTGCCCAAGCGGCGGGCGCGCCAGCTCGGCTGGATCGCGCCCCAGGCGTTCTGGATCTACTACCTGGGCGTGCTCCTGTACTGGCTTCACGATTCCTCGCCGGCCAAGCAGAACACGCTCGCCTTCCTGGACCGCTCGCTCCGCTTCGGGACGACGTTCCTGCGCGAAGGGGGGATCTGA
- a CDS encoding BlaI/MecI/CopY family transcriptional regulator, which yields MSAPSQFDLGRRERQIMDVVFRLGRATAQEVLAELPDPPSNSAIRGMLRLLEEKGYLTHEQDGPRYVYLPTAEPEEVSQTALQHLVQTFFGNSRASAVAALLDLPHQPLSDDEYHRLSRLLDEARDAGDDK from the coding sequence ATGTCCGCTCCCTCGCAGTTCGACCTGGGGCGCCGCGAGCGCCAGATCATGGACGTGGTGTTCCGGCTGGGCCGGGCCACGGCGCAGGAGGTCCTGGCCGAGCTGCCGGACCCGCCCAGCAACTCGGCCATCCGGGGAATGCTCCGGCTGCTCGAGGAGAAAGGCTACCTGACGCACGAGCAGGATGGGCCCCGCTACGTGTACCTGCCGACCGCGGAGCCGGAGGAAGTGAGCCAGACCGCCCTCCAGCACCTGGTGCAGACCTTTTTCGGCAATTCGCGCGCGTCGGCAGTGGCGGCGCTGCTGGACCTGCCCCACCAGCCGCTTTCCGACGACGAGTACCACCGGCTTTCCCGCCTGCTGGACGAAGCCCGCGACGCTGGAGACGACAAATGA
- a CDS encoding energy transducer TonB has product MRVLLCALALLCTAPSLSAQGCSWERDRPARGREAREDSIRKSVQAANRQALLDAATAAGVREPRGVVVFSVERNGSDPFLRIFEGNLDAPTLTSVLPGIVERAVQIPQRGPGRITLFTRFDTLPLPPARADGKRHECPPVLTNRDVLQSALSNWFQQQGPAATLPGTIHLSMFVGRDGRVLHSELQRRSGNAALDRFTLGLVPMLTFRGATVDGVPADVWVQLPIRLR; this is encoded by the coding sequence ATGCGCGTCCTGCTCTGTGCCCTGGCCCTGCTTTGCACCGCACCCTCGCTCTCCGCGCAGGGATGCAGCTGGGAGCGCGACCGTCCCGCACGCGGCCGCGAGGCGCGTGAGGACTCCATCCGCAAGTCCGTTCAGGCCGCCAACCGCCAGGCGCTGCTGGACGCCGCGACCGCCGCGGGAGTGCGCGAGCCGCGCGGTGTCGTGGTCTTCTCCGTGGAGCGCAACGGGAGCGACCCCTTTCTGCGCATCTTCGAAGGCAACCTCGATGCGCCCACGCTGACGAGCGTGCTGCCCGGGATCGTGGAGCGCGCGGTCCAGATCCCGCAACGTGGGCCGGGGCGAATCACCCTGTTCACCCGCTTCGATACCCTGCCGCTGCCCCCGGCGCGCGCGGACGGCAAGCGGCACGAGTGCCCCCCTGTGCTGACCAACCGGGACGTACTCCAGAGCGCGCTGAGCAACTGGTTCCAGCAGCAGGGGCCGGCTGCAACCCTGCCCGGCACAATCCACCTGAGCATGTTCGTTGGCCGCGACGGGCGGGTGCTGCATTCCGAGCTCCAGCGGCGGAGCGGAAACGCCGCATTGGACCGGTTCACCCTGGGGCTGGTTCCCATGCTCACCTTCCGCGGCGCCACGGTGGACGGTGTGCCTGCGGACGTGTGGGTGCAGCTCCCGATCCGCCTGCGCTAG
- a CDS encoding ATP-binding protein, whose translation MSIEENQLLADMSGEVREEIARLAEVIDVAEGEVLFDLEDESDEMYLVLGGRIWLGRGEGERRVTFAMAGPGDFFGEMSYFAPAPRSARAQAVTPARVARLDRAAIERALELAPALFTRNAMSAFIRRVRASNDDRVREALQQERLQIVGRTALGIVHDLKNPISVVHVAAACLEDGIPLQDVPGRLRRAAESMTGMLDGLLAFTRGDAGLQVQPVSLRSLLLPLEEQALEGMERRGVQVERDLDPDLVITADPGRLSRALLNIVKNAGEVMPDGGRLSLTVRQEGLDVVFSIADTGGGIPEEVLPTLFDAFVTHGKSGGTGLGMSITKSFVEAHGGTIEVQNVRGTGATFVVRLPQVSP comes from the coding sequence ATGTCCATCGAGGAGAATCAGCTTCTCGCTGATATGTCCGGCGAGGTGCGCGAAGAGATCGCGCGCCTGGCAGAGGTGATCGATGTCGCGGAAGGCGAGGTTCTCTTCGACCTGGAAGATGAATCGGACGAGATGTACCTCGTCCTGGGCGGAAGGATCTGGCTCGGACGCGGCGAGGGCGAGCGCAGGGTGACCTTCGCCATGGCGGGTCCCGGCGACTTCTTCGGGGAGATGTCCTACTTCGCGCCAGCGCCACGCTCCGCCCGCGCGCAGGCCGTGACTCCGGCGCGGGTTGCCCGATTGGACAGGGCGGCGATCGAGCGGGCGCTCGAGCTCGCGCCGGCGTTGTTCACCCGGAATGCCATGTCCGCATTCATCCGGCGCGTCAGGGCCAGCAACGACGACCGGGTGCGGGAAGCGCTGCAACAGGAGCGGCTGCAGATCGTCGGCCGAACGGCCTTGGGCATCGTCCACGACCTGAAGAACCCGATCAGCGTGGTGCACGTGGCGGCTGCCTGCCTGGAAGATGGCATCCCTCTCCAGGATGTGCCGGGGCGACTGCGGCGTGCCGCGGAATCCATGACCGGGATGCTCGATGGGCTTCTTGCGTTCACGCGTGGCGACGCGGGTCTCCAGGTCCAGCCGGTATCGTTGCGAAGCCTGCTGCTCCCGCTCGAGGAGCAGGCGCTGGAAGGGATGGAGCGACGCGGCGTACAGGTGGAGAGAGACCTGGATCCCGACCTCGTCATCACCGCCGATCCGGGCCGCCTCTCGCGGGCACTGCTGAACATCGTGAAGAACGCGGGCGAGGTGATGCCGGACGGCGGCCGGCTGTCCCTCACGGTGCGGCAGGAAGGTTTGGATGTCGTGTTCTCCATCGCCGATACGGGCGGCGGGATCCCGGAGGAGGTCCTCCCCACGCTCTTCGACGCCTTCGTAACGCACGGCAAATCGGGCGGCACAGGCCTGGGCATGTCGATTACGAAGAGCTTTGTCGAGGCACACGGCGGCACGATCGAAGTTCAGAACGTTCGCGGTACGGGAGCCACCTTCGTGGTCCGCCTCCCACAGGTCTCGCCCTGA
- a CDS encoding dipeptide ABC transporter ATP-binding protein: MEPPPEALLVVRGLKKYFPIKKGFFNRHVGDVKAVDGVSFFLKKGETLGIVGESGCGKSTMGRAVLRLIEPTAGAALFEGRNIFEMDKAELRTMRRRVQIVFQDPYSSLNPRMTISDMLREVLSVHGIATGQKAKDRIAELLRIVGLRPEHAIRYPHEFSGGQRQRLGIARALAVEPELIVCDEPVSALDVSVQAQVINLLQDLQTEFGLSFLFIAHDLSVVEHISDRVAVMYLGRIVEIAESGEMYRNPLMPYTQALLSAVPIPDPRVRRERIVLQGDVPSPANPPPGCPFHPRCQHPLKDADCASIVPPLADKGGGHFAACIKVPLGAGFNGKDPLPVLQ; the protein is encoded by the coding sequence ATGGAGCCGCCGCCCGAGGCGCTGCTGGTGGTGCGCGGGCTGAAGAAGTACTTCCCCATCAAGAAGGGGTTCTTCAACCGCCACGTGGGCGACGTCAAGGCGGTGGACGGCGTGTCGTTCTTCTTGAAGAAGGGCGAAACGCTGGGGATCGTGGGCGAGTCCGGCTGCGGCAAGAGCACCATGGGGCGCGCGGTGCTGCGCCTGATCGAGCCCACGGCCGGCGCGGCGCTGTTCGAGGGGCGCAACATCTTCGAGATGGACAAGGCCGAGCTGCGGACGATGCGGCGGCGGGTGCAGATCGTTTTCCAGGACCCGTACAGCTCGCTGAACCCGCGCATGACCATCAGCGACATGCTGCGCGAGGTGCTTTCCGTCCACGGCATCGCCACGGGGCAAAAGGCCAAGGACCGCATCGCCGAGCTGCTGCGCATCGTGGGGCTGCGGCCGGAGCACGCCATCCGCTACCCGCACGAGTTCTCGGGCGGGCAGCGGCAGCGGCTGGGAATCGCCCGGGCGCTGGCGGTGGAGCCGGAGCTGATCGTGTGCGACGAGCCGGTGTCGGCGCTGGACGTATCGGTGCAGGCGCAGGTGATCAACCTGCTCCAGGACCTTCAGACGGAGTTCGGGCTGAGCTTCCTGTTCATCGCGCACGACCTGTCGGTGGTGGAGCACATCTCCGATCGCGTGGCGGTGATGTACCTGGGGCGCATCGTGGAGATCGCCGAATCGGGCGAGATGTACCGCAACCCGCTGATGCCGTACACGCAGGCGCTGCTATCGGCCGTGCCCATCCCCGACCCGCGGGTGCGGCGCGAGCGCATCGTGCTGCAGGGCGACGTGCCCTCGCCGGCCAACCCGCCGCCGGGGTGCCCGTTCCACCCGCGCTGCCAGCATCCGCTCAAGGACGCGGACTGCGCGAGCATCGTCCCGCCCCTGGCCGACAAGGGCGGCGGCCACTTCGCGGCCTGCATCAAGGTGCCGCTGGGGGCCGGCTTCAACGGCAAGGACCCGCTGCCGGTCCTGCAGTAG